One segment of Meriones unguiculatus strain TT.TT164.6M chromosome 3, Bangor_MerUng_6.1, whole genome shotgun sequence DNA contains the following:
- the Fndc5 gene encoding fibronectin type III domain-containing protein 5 isoform X2: MQAARGGAGRPGREGRGQERERQRPPGAGAAMPPGPCAWPPRAALRLWLGCVCFALVQADSPSAPVNVTVRHLKANSAVVSWDVLEDEVVIGFAISQQKKDVRMLRFIQEVNTTTRSCALWDLEEDTEYIVHVQAISIQGQSPASEPVLFKTPREAEKMTSKNKDEVTMEELGFHQPLRTGEVLIIVVVLFMWAGVIALFCRQYDIIKDNEPNNNKEKTKSASETSTPEHQGGGLLRSKI; encoded by the exons ATGCAGGCAGCGCGGGGCGGCGCGGGGCGGCCGGGCCGGGAGGGCCGCGGGCAGGAGCGCGAGCGCCAGCGGCCGCCGGGCGCAGGAGCCGCCATGCCCCCCGGGCCGTGCGCCTGGCCGCCCCGCGCCGCGCTCCGCCTGTGGCTGGGCTGCGTCTGCTTCGCGCTGGTGCAGGCGG ACAGCCCCTCGGCCCCCGTGAACGTCACCGTCAGACACCTCAAGGCCAACTCTGCCGTGGTCAGCTGGGATGTCCTGGAGGATGAGGTTGTCATCGGGTTTGCCATCTCTCAGCAG AAGAAAGACGTGCGGATGCTGCGCTTCATTCAGGAGGTGAACACCACCACCCGCTCCTGCGCTCTCTGGGACCTGGAGGAGGACACGGAGTATATCGTGCATGTACAGGCCATCTCCATCCAGGGCCAGAGCCCAGCTAGCGAGCCCGTGCTCTTCAAGACCCCACGCGAGGCCGAGAAGATGACCTCTAAGAACAAAG ACGAGGTGACCATGGAGGAGCTGGGATTTCACCAGCCACTGCGAACAGGCGAAGTGCTCATCATCGTTGTGGTCCTCTTTATGTGGGCAG GTGTTATAGCCCTCTTCTGCCGCCAGTATGACATCATCAAGGACAACGAGCCCAATAACAACAAGGAAAAAACCAAGAGTGCATCCGAAACAAGCACACCAGAGCACCAGGGTGGCGGTCTCCTCCGCAGCAAG ATATGA
- the Fndc5 gene encoding fibronectin type III domain-containing protein 5 isoform X1 — protein sequence MQAARGGAGRPGREGRGQERERQRPPGAGAAMPPGPCAWPPRAALRLWLGCVCFALVQADSPSAPVNVTVRHLKANSAVVSWDVLEDEVVIGFAISQQKKDVRMLRFIQEVNTTTRSCALWDLEEDTEYIVHVQAISIQGQSPASEPVLFKTPREAEKMTSKNKDEVTMEELGFHQPLRTGEVLIIVVVLFMWAGVIALFCRQYDIIKDNEPNNNKEKTKSASETSTPEHQGGGLLRSKDAKGRAFCFSFFFVFVFLRQPMVGVGFCFFFKDSQ from the exons ATGCAGGCAGCGCGGGGCGGCGCGGGGCGGCCGGGCCGGGAGGGCCGCGGGCAGGAGCGCGAGCGCCAGCGGCCGCCGGGCGCAGGAGCCGCCATGCCCCCCGGGCCGTGCGCCTGGCCGCCCCGCGCCGCGCTCCGCCTGTGGCTGGGCTGCGTCTGCTTCGCGCTGGTGCAGGCGG ACAGCCCCTCGGCCCCCGTGAACGTCACCGTCAGACACCTCAAGGCCAACTCTGCCGTGGTCAGCTGGGATGTCCTGGAGGATGAGGTTGTCATCGGGTTTGCCATCTCTCAGCAG AAGAAAGACGTGCGGATGCTGCGCTTCATTCAGGAGGTGAACACCACCACCCGCTCCTGCGCTCTCTGGGACCTGGAGGAGGACACGGAGTATATCGTGCATGTACAGGCCATCTCCATCCAGGGCCAGAGCCCAGCTAGCGAGCCCGTGCTCTTCAAGACCCCACGCGAGGCCGAGAAGATGACCTCTAAGAACAAAG ACGAGGTGACCATGGAGGAGCTGGGATTTCACCAGCCACTGCGAACAGGCGAAGTGCTCATCATCGTTGTGGTCCTCTTTATGTGGGCAG GTGTTATAGCCCTCTTCTGCCGCCAGTATGACATCATCAAGGACAACGAGCCCAATAACAACAAGGAAAAAACCAAGAGTGCATCCGAAACAAGCACACCAGAGCACCAGGGTGGCGGTCTCCTCCGCAGCAAG GATGCCAAGGGCcgtgctttttgtttttcatttttttttgtttttgtttttttaagacagccaATGGTtggtgtgggtttttgttttttttttaaagacagccaATAG